The stretch of DNA GCCCCGCAGGCTGACAAAGCAACCTATCGCTTTGTCGACATGTCGATCACTGATTCCGCGGCGGGTCCATCAGACCCACGATCCGCTCCAAGTCATCGATCGTCGCGAACTCGACGGTGATCTTGCCCTTGGCCTTGCCGAGGTCGACCTTCACGCGGGTGTCGTAGCGCTCGGAGAGCCGGGCGGCGAGGTCGGCCAGGCGGGGGGCGGAGACCGTGCGGCCGGGGGTGCGTGACCGCGAGGTGGCCGGGTCGCCGGTGTCGCCGAACTTCACGATCTCCTCGAGCGCACGCACCGAGATGCCCTCGGCCACCACGCGTGCGGCGAGGCGGTCCTGCACCTCGGGGTGGGAGACCGAGAGCAGCGCGCGAGCGTGCCCGGCCGACAGCACGCCGGCCGCGACCCTGCGCTGGACCGCGGGCGGCAGCTTCATCAGCCGCAGCGTGTTGGTGACCTGGGGGCGCGAACGACCGATGCGGTCGGCGAGCTCCTCCTGGGTGCAGCCGAAGTCGTCGAGCAGCTGCTGGTAGGCGGCCGCCTCCTCCAGGGGGTTGAGCTGCGAGCGGTGCAGGTTCTCCAGGAGGGCGTCACGCAGGAGGTCCTCGTCGGTCGTGTCGCGCACGATCGCGCCGATCGTCTCGAGACCGGCCGAGCGCGAGGCGCGCCACCGACGCTCCCC from Aeromicrobium erythreum encodes:
- a CDS encoding ParB/RepB/Spo0J family partition protein, which gives rise to MAPRRGLGRGLESLIPSTPAEAKESGLQEVQGARFAELPLDAVVPNPRQPRQVFDEQDMAELVHSIREVGLLQPVVVRETAPGAYELIMGERRWRASRSAGLETIGAIVRDTTDEDLLRDALLENLHRSQLNPLEEAAAYQQLLDDFGCTQEELADRIGRSRPQVTNTLRLMKLPPAVQRRVAAGVLSAGHARALLSVSHPEVQDRLAARVVAEGISVRALEEIVKFGDTGDPATSRSRTPGRTVSAPRLADLAARLSERYDTRVKVDLGKAKGKITVEFATIDDLERIVGLMDPPRNQ